A single region of the Phyllostomus discolor isolate MPI-MPIP mPhyDis1 chromosome 14, mPhyDis1.pri.v3, whole genome shotgun sequence genome encodes:
- the PRSS16 gene encoding thymus-specific serine protease, translated as MAVGPALWLSPLLLVSLCGSSAPASLLRRLGAHVRRVQESSVLRLSLDPGTTTLPKEGWLEQPLDPFNASDRRSFLQRYWINDQHWAGQDGPIFLHLGGEGSLGPGSVMRGHPAALAPALGALVLGLEHRFYGLSIPAGGLSMTQLRFLSSRHALADVASARLALSRLLNVSASSPWVCFGGSYAGSLAAWARLKFPHLLFAAVASSAPVRAVLDFSAYNEVVSRSLTSAAVGGSPECRAAVSAAFAEVGRRLRAGGAARKALRAELGACTPLGRPEDREELLEALQALVGGAVQYDGQTGAPLSVRQLCGLLLEGKGNGSHLAPYRGLRRAVQVVLHSLGQRCLSVSRAETLAQLRVTEPQVSRVGDRQWLYQTCTEFGFYVTCQGPRCPFSQLPALPSQLELCEKVFGLSTSSMVQAVTQTNSYYGGQTPGATQVLFVNGDADPWHVLSVTQALGPSVSALLIPSASHCSDMAPESPSDTPSLRQGRQSIFQQLQTWLRLAKRSPLRGGL; from the exons ATGGCCGTGGGCCCTGCCTTGTGGCTGAGCCCTCTGCTCCTGGTTTCCCTCTGCGGGTCCTCAGCTCCAG CTTCTCTTCTTAGGCGCCTCGGTGCACACGTTCGGCGAGTTCAGGAGAGCTCTGTCCTGAGACTAAGCCTGGACCCAGGGACCACAACCCTCCCTAAAGAGGGGTGGCTGGAGCAGCCGCTGGACCCCTTCAACGCATCCGACAGGAGGTCCTTCCTACAg CGGTACTGGATAAACGACCAGCACTGGGCCGGCCAGGATGGACCCATATTCCTGCATCTTGGGGGCGAGGGCAGCCTTGGGCCGGGCTCAGTGATGAGAG GGCACCCTGCAGCCCTAGCCCCAGCCTTGGGGGCCCTGGTGCTAGGCCTGGAACACAGATTTTATGGTCTGAGTATACCTGCTGGGGGCCTGAGCATGACCCAACTCCGATTCTTGTCCAGCCGCCATGC gctgGCCGACGTGGCCTCCGCCCGCCTGGCGCTCTCCCGCCTCCTCAACGTCTCCGCCTCCAGCCCCTGGGTCTGCTTCGGAGGCTCCTACGCCGGCTCCCTGGCCGCCTGGGCGCGGCTGAAG TTCCCGCATCTCCTCTTCGCCGCGGTCGCCTCCTCGGCCCCGGTGCGGGCCGTGCTGGACTTCTCCGCGTACAACGAG GTGGTGTCTCGGAGCCTCACGAGCGCGGCCGTCGGCGGGTCCCCGGAA TGCCGCGCTGCGGTGTCCGCCGCCTTCGCGGAGGTGGGGCGCCGGCTGCGCGCGGGAGGGGCGGCCCGGAAGGCACTGAGGGCGGAGCTGGGAGCTTGCACGCCCCTGGGCCGCCCAGAGGACCGGGAGGAACTGCTGGAGGCTCTACAGGCTCTGGTGGGAGGTGCAGTGCAGTATGACGGGCAGACGGGGGCGCCGCTGAGCGTGCGACAGCTCTGTGGACTCCTCCTCGAGGGCAAGGGCAACGGCAGCCACCTGGCGCCTTACCGCGGGCTGCGTCGGGCTGTGCAG GTTGTCCTACACAGCCTGGGCCAGAGGTGTTTAAGCGTTTCCCGAGCAGAGACCTTGGCCCAGCTGAGGGTCACAGAACCCCAAGTGTCCCGCGTGGGTGACCGCCAGTGGTTGTACCAGACATGTACTGAGTTTGGCTTCT ATGTCACCTGTCAAGGCCCTAGATGCCctttctcccagctcccagcactgCCCTCCCAGCTAGAGCTGTGTGAGAAGGTGTTCGGGCTTTCAACCTCATCCATGGTCCAGGCTGTGACCCAGACCAACTCCTACTATGGTGGCCAGACACCAGGGGCCACCCAGGTGCTGTTCGTTAATG ggGATGCAGACCCCTGGCATGTGCTCAGTGTAACACAGGCCTTGGGACCCTCAGTGTCAGCCCTCCTCATCCCTAGTGCCTCTCACTGCTCGGACATGGCACCTGAGAGCCCCTCAGACACCCCCAGCCTCCGCCAAGGGCGCCAG AGCATCTTTCAGCAGCTGCAGACTTGGCTCAGGCTGGCCAAAAGGAGCCCTCTTAGGGGTGGGCTCTGA